A part of Streptomyces sp. NBC_01451 genomic DNA contains:
- the fxsA gene encoding FxsA family membrane protein, which yields MTTGAPTPTYPARPRRSRLRTFLPLGIAAWLVLEIWLLTMVAGAASGFAVFLLLIAGFVLGSVVIKRAGRRAFRNLTRTLQQQQGGMPAEGAARPGGSEGNGLLMLGGLLLMLPGLVSDAVGLLLLVPPVQKAISRYAERTFERKLREATPGTLGDAFQQARIRRPDGKVVQGEVIREDGTGGTAGQRRPPLTG from the coding sequence ATGACGACTGGCGCACCGACCCCCACCTACCCCGCCCGGCCGCGGCGTTCCCGGCTGCGCACGTTCCTGCCGCTGGGCATCGCCGCCTGGCTGGTGCTGGAGATCTGGCTGCTGACCATGGTCGCCGGCGCGGCCAGCGGCTTCGCGGTCTTCCTGCTCCTGATCGCCGGTTTCGTGCTCGGCTCGGTGGTCATCAAGCGGGCGGGCCGCCGGGCCTTCCGCAATCTCACCCGGACACTGCAACAGCAGCAGGGCGGCATGCCGGCGGAGGGCGCGGCCCGCCCCGGCGGCAGCGAGGGCAACGGCCTGCTGATGCTCGGCGGTCTGCTGCTGATGCTGCCCGGCCTGGTCTCGGACGCGGTGGGCCTGCTCCTGCTGGTCCCCCCGGTGCAGAAGGCGATCAGCCGCTACGCGGAACGCACCTTCGAACGCAAACTGAGGGAGGCGACCCCGGGCACCCTGGGAGACGCCTTCCAGCAGGCGAGGATCCGCCGCCCGGACGGCAAGGTGGTCCAGGGCGAGGTCATTCGCGAGGACGGGACGGGCGGCACCGCGGGGCAGCGGCGCCCGCCGCTGACCGGCTGA
- a CDS encoding RNA polymerase-binding protein RbpA, whose protein sequence is MSERALRGTRLVVTSYETDRGIDLAPRQAVEYACEKGHRFEMPFSVEAEIPPEWECKVCGAQALLVDGDGPEEKKAKPARTHWDMLMERRTREELEEVLEERLAVLRSGAMNIAVHPRDSRKSA, encoded by the coding sequence ATGAGTGAGCGAGCTCTTCGCGGCACGCGCCTCGTGGTGACCAGCTACGAGACGGACCGCGGCATCGACCTGGCCCCGCGCCAGGCCGTGGAGTACGCATGCGAGAAGGGGCATCGGTTTGAGATGCCCTTCTCGGTCGAGGCGGAGATCCCGCCGGAGTGGGAGTGCAAGGTCTGCGGGGCCCAGGCACTCCTCGTGGACGGCGACGGCCCTGAGGAGAAGAAGGCCAAGCCCGCGCGTACGCATTGGGACATGCTGATGGAGCGGCGCACCCGAGAGGAACTCGAAGAGGTCCTTGAGGAGCGACTGGCCGTACTCCGCTCCGGAGCGATGAACATCGCGGTACATCCGCGGGACAGCCGCAAGTCCGCGTAG
- a CDS encoding MFS transporter produces MDTDTVRDETADEAAGRRREQRGWYFYDWACSVYSTSVLTVFLGPYLTSVAEEASDADGFVHPLGIPVRAGSFFAYSVSLSVIVAVLVMPLVGAAADRSGRKKPLLAAAAYVGATATVGMFFLDGDRYLLGGLLLIVANAAQSVSMMLYNSYLPQIATVEERDAVSSRGWAFGYAAGSLVLVVNLVLYTAHDSFGLSEGMAVRICLASAGLWWGAFTLVPLRRLRDRRAAKEESAVKGATSPGLRQLVATVRDMRRHPLTLAFLLAYLVYNDGIQTVISQASVYGSEELGLGQSTLIGAVLLVQVLAVAGALGMGRLARVYGAKRTILGSLVAWTVTLAAGYFLPAGAPAWFFVLAAGIGLVLGGSQALSRSLFSHLVPPGKEAEYFSAYEMSDRGMSWLGPLLFGITYQLTGSYRDAIISLVAFFVIGFVLLARVPVARAIRDAGNPVPERI; encoded by the coding sequence GTGGACACCGACACCGTGCGGGACGAGACGGCCGACGAGGCCGCCGGGCGCCGCCGCGAGCAGCGCGGCTGGTACTTCTACGACTGGGCGTGCTCCGTCTACTCGACGAGCGTTCTCACCGTGTTCCTGGGCCCCTATCTGACGTCGGTCGCCGAGGAGGCGTCGGACGCGGACGGGTTCGTGCATCCGCTGGGCATACCGGTCCGCGCCGGTTCGTTCTTCGCGTACTCGGTGTCCCTGTCGGTCATCGTGGCCGTGCTGGTCATGCCCCTGGTGGGCGCCGCAGCCGACCGCTCCGGCCGCAAGAAACCGCTCCTGGCAGCCGCCGCCTACGTGGGCGCCACGGCGACGGTCGGCATGTTCTTCCTCGACGGCGACCGGTATCTGCTCGGCGGGCTGCTGCTGATCGTCGCCAACGCGGCCCAGTCCGTGTCGATGATGCTCTACAACTCCTACCTCCCCCAGATCGCCACGGTGGAGGAGCGCGACGCGGTCTCCTCGCGCGGCTGGGCGTTCGGCTACGCGGCGGGCTCACTGGTCCTCGTCGTCAACCTGGTGCTGTACACGGCCCACGACTCCTTCGGCCTCTCGGAGGGCATGGCCGTCCGGATCTGTCTGGCCTCGGCGGGTCTGTGGTGGGGCGCCTTCACCCTCGTACCGCTGCGCAGACTCCGCGACCGTCGGGCCGCCAAGGAGGAGAGTGCCGTCAAGGGAGCCACCTCCCCCGGCCTTCGGCAGCTCGTGGCGACGGTCCGCGACATGCGCCGCCACCCGCTCACCCTCGCCTTCCTGCTCGCCTACCTCGTCTACAACGACGGCATCCAGACCGTGATCTCCCAGGCCTCGGTGTACGGCTCGGAGGAGCTCGGGCTCGGTCAGTCCACCCTCATCGGGGCGGTGCTGCTGGTGCAGGTACTGGCGGTGGCGGGAGCACTGGGGATGGGCCGACTGGCCCGCGTGTACGGGGCCAAGCGGACGATTCTCGGCTCGCTGGTGGCGTGGACGGTGACACTGGCGGCGGGGTACTTCCTGCCGGCCGGCGCACCGGCGTGGTTCTTCGTGCTGGCCGCCGGTATCGGCCTGGTCCTCGGCGGCAGCCAGGCACTGTCCCGGTCGCTGTTCTCGCATCTGGTGCCGCCCGGCAAAGAGGCCGAGTACTTCTCGGCCTACGAGATGAGCGACCGCGGTATGAGCTGGCTCGGCCCGCTGCTGTTCGGGATCACCTACCAGCTGACCGGAAGCTACCGGGACGCGATCATCTCGCTCGTGGCCTTCTTCGTGATCGGGTTCGTGCTGCTGGCCCGGGTCCCGGTGGCGCGGGCGATCCGCGACGCGGGCAATCCCGTTCCCGAAAGGATTTAG
- a CDS encoding glycerophosphodiester phosphodiesterase: MTTRIRHPYLDHPGPIPFAHRGGAADGLENTMFQFRRAVETGYRYLETDVHRTADGKLVAFHDPTLDRVTDGGGLIADLPWSDVQHARVAGSEPVPLFEDLLEAFPEARWNVDVKAEPALRPLLDLIERTDSWDRICVGSFSEARVARAQRLAGPRLATSYGVRGVLNLRLRSWGLPVGVRRSAVAAQVPQEQSGIPVVDRSFVRTAHARGLHVHVWTVNDPDHMHRLLDLGVDGIMTDHIDTLRKVLEDRGTWF, encoded by the coding sequence GTGACCACGCGGATACGTCATCCCTACCTCGACCATCCCGGCCCGATCCCCTTCGCCCACCGGGGCGGGGCGGCGGACGGGCTGGAGAACACGATGTTCCAGTTCCGGCGGGCGGTCGAGACGGGTTACCGCTACCTGGAGACCGACGTGCACCGCACGGCGGACGGAAAGCTCGTCGCCTTCCACGACCCGACACTGGACCGGGTGACGGACGGCGGCGGCCTGATCGCGGACCTCCCCTGGTCCGACGTACAGCACGCGCGCGTGGCGGGCAGCGAACCGGTACCCCTCTTCGAAGACCTGCTCGAAGCCTTCCCCGAGGCGCGCTGGAACGTCGACGTCAAGGCCGAGCCGGCGCTGCGCCCGCTCCTGGACCTGATCGAGCGCACCGACTCCTGGGACCGGATCTGCGTCGGTTCCTTCTCCGAGGCGCGTGTGGCGCGCGCCCAGCGGCTCGCCGGTCCGCGCCTGGCGACGTCGTACGGCGTCCGGGGCGTCCTCAACCTGCGGCTGCGCTCCTGGGGCCTGCCCGTGGGGGTGCGCCGGTCCGCGGTCGCCGCGCAGGTCCCTCAGGAGCAGTCGGGCATACCGGTGGTCGACCGGAGCTTCGTGCGCACCGCCCACGCGCGCGGGCTGCACGTCCACGTGTGGACGGTCAACGATCCCGATCACATGCACCGGCTCCTGGACCTGGGAGTCGATGGCATCATGACCGATCACATCGACACGTTGCGCAAGGTTCTGGAGGACCGGGGCACCTGGTTCTGA
- the yczE gene encoding membrane protein YczE, whose product MSAPDRLGRRLIQLYAGLALYGASSALLVESGLGLEPWGVLHQGLAELTGLTIGVVSIFVGAAVLLLWIPLRQRPGLGTVSNVFVVGLAMDGTLALVPDAHVLTARVPLLVAGIVLNGVATGLYIAANFGPGPRDGLMTGLHRLTGRSIRLVRTAIEVAVVATGFALGGTVGIGTVLYAVAIGPLAQLFLRVFAVPAASGGSTAVAAGQPEEVILRP is encoded by the coding sequence TTGTCAGCGCCGGACCGGCTGGGCCGACGGTTGATCCAGCTCTACGCCGGTCTCGCGCTGTACGGCGCCAGCTCGGCCCTGCTCGTCGAGTCGGGCCTCGGTCTGGAGCCCTGGGGAGTGCTCCACCAGGGACTGGCCGAGCTGACCGGGCTGACTATCGGCGTCGTGTCGATCTTCGTGGGAGCCGCCGTACTGCTCCTGTGGATACCGCTGCGGCAGCGTCCGGGCCTCGGCACGGTCTCGAACGTCTTCGTCGTCGGCCTCGCCATGGACGGCACCCTCGCCCTGGTCCCCGACGCGCATGTCCTCACCGCCCGCGTCCCCCTCCTGGTGGCGGGCATCGTCCTCAACGGGGTGGCCACCGGCCTGTACATCGCGGCGAACTTCGGCCCAGGTCCGCGCGACGGCCTGATGACCGGCCTGCACCGGCTCACCGGCCGCTCGATCCGGCTCGTCCGTACGGCGATCGAGGTGGCCGTGGTGGCGACGGGCTTCGCCCTGGGCGGCACGGTGGGAATCGGCACGGTCCTGTACGCGGTGGCGATCGGACCACTGGCGCAGCTGTTCCTGCGCGTGTTCGCCGTCCCCGCGGCATCGGGCGGCAGCACGGCCGTTGCCGCCGGTCAACCGGAAGAGGTGATACTGCGACCGTGA
- a CDS encoding SCO1417 family MocR-like transcription factor — MVQWTSAVGTAQLARLLTSQQDRPAGPGTRRPPAYRALADGIRLLVLEGRVPVAARLPAERELALALSVSRTTVAAAYEALRAEGFMESRRGAGSWTAVPAGNPLPARGLEPLPPEALGSVIDLGTAALPAPEPWLTRAVQGALEELPPYAHTHGDYPAGLPALRAMIAERYTARGIPTMPEQIMVTTGAMGAIDAICHLFAGRGERIAVESPSYANILQLMREAGARLVPVAMAEGLAGWDLDRWRQVLREAAPRIAYVVADFHNPTGALADDDQRRQLVEAARSAGTVLVADETMTELWLDPDVEMPRQVCGFDPAGSTVITVGSASKAFWAGLRIGWVRAAPDVIRSLVAARAYADLGTPVLEQLAINWLLSTGGWEQAVAMRREQARDNRDALVAAVRRELPDWEFTVPRGGLTLWVRTGGLSGSRIAEAGERVGVRVPSGPRFGVDGAFEGYVRLPFTVGGAVADEAAVRLAAAARIVVSGGSAGAESPRTFVA; from the coding sequence ATGGTGCAGTGGACTTCGGCGGTGGGTACCGCGCAACTCGCCCGGCTGCTCACCTCGCAGCAGGACCGCCCCGCGGGTCCCGGGACCCGTCGCCCACCCGCCTACCGCGCACTGGCCGACGGCATCCGTCTGCTGGTTCTCGAGGGCCGGGTGCCGGTCGCCGCCCGGCTGCCCGCCGAACGTGAACTGGCCCTCGCCCTCTCCGTCAGCCGCACCACGGTCGCCGCCGCCTACGAGGCGCTGCGCGCCGAGGGCTTCATGGAGTCCCGGCGCGGTGCGGGCAGCTGGACCGCTGTACCCGCGGGTAACCCACTTCCCGCGCGCGGGCTCGAACCGCTGCCCCCCGAGGCGCTCGGCTCGGTGATCGACCTCGGTACGGCGGCCCTGCCCGCGCCCGAGCCCTGGCTCACCCGCGCCGTCCAGGGCGCCCTGGAGGAACTGCCTCCGTACGCGCACACGCACGGCGACTACCCGGCCGGACTGCCCGCGCTGCGCGCGATGATCGCCGAGCGGTACACCGCGCGCGGGATCCCCACCATGCCCGAACAGATCATGGTGACGACCGGTGCGATGGGCGCCATAGACGCGATCTGCCACCTGTTCGCCGGCCGGGGCGAGCGCATCGCCGTGGAGTCGCCCTCGTACGCCAACATCCTGCAGCTGATGCGGGAGGCGGGTGCCCGGCTCGTGCCCGTCGCGATGGCGGAGGGGCTCGCCGGCTGGGACCTGGACCGCTGGCGCCAGGTGCTGCGCGAGGCCGCGCCCCGGATCGCGTACGTCGTCGCCGACTTCCACAACCCCACCGGCGCGCTCGCCGACGACGACCAGCGACGGCAACTGGTCGAGGCGGCCCGCTCGGCGGGGACGGTGCTCGTCGCCGACGAGACGATGACCGAGCTGTGGCTGGACCCGGATGTCGAGATGCCACGGCAGGTGTGCGGCTTCGACCCGGCCGGGTCGACGGTCATCACCGTGGGTTCCGCCAGCAAGGCCTTCTGGGCCGGGCTGCGCATCGGCTGGGTGCGGGCGGCTCCGGACGTGATCCGCAGCCTCGTCGCCGCGCGTGCCTACGCGGACCTGGGCACACCCGTGCTCGAACAACTGGCCATCAACTGGCTGCTGAGCACCGGTGGCTGGGAGCAGGCCGTCGCGATGCGGCGCGAACAGGCCAGGGACAACAGGGACGCGCTGGTCGCGGCCGTACGACGGGAGCTGCCGGACTGGGAGTTCACGGTGCCCAGGGGTGGGCTCACACTGTGGGTCCGCACGGGCGGGCTGTCGGGGTCACGGATCGCCGAGGCGGGGGAACGCGTGGGGGTGCGGGTGCCCTCGGGGCCGCGGTTCGGGGTCGACGGCGCCTTCGAGGGGTATGTGCGGCTGCCGTTCACCGTGGGAGGAGCGGTGGCCGACGAAGCGGCCGTCCGGTTGGCCGCCGCGGCGAGGATCGTGGTGAGCGGGGGGTCGGCGGGCGCCGAGTCCCCCCGTACTTTCGTGGCTTGA
- a CDS encoding ATP-binding protein, with product MARRPLPRILSNGTAQIARSRELARTAADSATDVLHPLITISRGLRRLAAAGRRKWADTPKDKRGPLLFLVASVVLVVALVPYGPLLAVISVMAAAAWHGRDRAPAEPEGPDESQTQRLQSLYDALVPYFSTPDDPAPLYTHGGDWEKSFPTYEFDGDGRISQLVVRYPAYFTDGEAGSRARIEQLLHAKSGRGREYHFEWDEEGNQLTVTVLPPLPTDIAAQRFVTSPGETVLGFTDPTQVQRTLPLSHGEERRDVPPVVWRTGPRSTEPHLLVMGEPGSGTTTLLRSIALQALQYGDVLIVDGSGTGEYACLTGRDGVLAVECTASGAVASLEWASQETERRLIAANHARQAGQPLPDDIRRPLWLLLDRPAALAHVAAADGHPDPQSMLQVPLRHGRAANVTVVVAEQFDSADALSDAVRQHTRARVVLGPVPSTQLEAVLGAPPHTTPVPVMPPGRGYARLGTGPVHRLQVPATPDPHDDATSDVQRQAVLELLPPRSAQVLVKQEQEPVS from the coding sequence GTGGCCCGGCGCCCCCTCCCCCGCATCCTGAGCAACGGCACCGCACAGATCGCCCGGAGCCGGGAGCTGGCCCGGACCGCTGCAGACAGCGCCACGGACGTCCTCCACCCGCTGATCACGATCAGCCGGGGTCTTCGCCGGCTGGCCGCGGCCGGGCGGCGCAAGTGGGCGGACACGCCCAAGGACAAGCGCGGGCCACTGCTGTTCCTGGTGGCCTCGGTGGTTCTGGTCGTGGCCCTGGTGCCGTACGGCCCGCTGCTCGCCGTCATCTCGGTGATGGCGGCAGCGGCCTGGCACGGCCGCGACCGCGCCCCGGCGGAGCCCGAGGGCCCCGACGAGTCCCAGACCCAGCGCCTCCAGTCCCTGTACGACGCGCTGGTCCCCTATTTCTCGACCCCCGACGACCCCGCTCCCCTCTACACCCACGGCGGGGACTGGGAGAAGTCCTTCCCCACGTACGAGTTCGACGGCGACGGCCGTATCTCGCAGCTGGTGGTCCGTTACCCGGCGTACTTCACCGACGGCGAGGCCGGCTCCCGCGCGCGGATCGAGCAGTTGCTGCACGCCAAATCGGGCCGGGGTCGCGAGTACCACTTCGAGTGGGACGAGGAGGGCAACCAGCTCACCGTCACCGTCCTGCCACCGTTGCCCACCGACATCGCCGCGCAGCGCTTCGTCACGTCCCCGGGCGAGACGGTGCTCGGCTTCACGGACCCCACCCAGGTACAGCGCACGCTCCCCCTCAGCCACGGTGAGGAGCGGCGTGACGTCCCGCCGGTCGTCTGGCGCACGGGGCCTCGCTCCACAGAACCCCACCTCCTGGTGATGGGCGAGCCGGGCAGCGGCACCACGACACTCCTGCGCTCGATCGCCCTCCAGGCCCTCCAGTACGGCGACGTCCTGATCGTCGACGGCAGCGGCACCGGCGAGTACGCGTGCCTGACCGGCCGGGACGGCGTACTGGCCGTCGAATGCACGGCGTCCGGTGCCGTGGCGAGCCTCGAATGGGCGAGCCAGGAGACGGAACGCCGGCTGATCGCGGCCAACCACGCCCGCCAGGCCGGCCAGCCGCTCCCGGACGACATCCGACGCCCGCTCTGGCTCCTTCTCGACCGCCCCGCGGCCCTCGCCCACGTGGCCGCCGCCGACGGCCACCCCGACCCCCAGTCCATGCTCCAGGTCCCCCTGCGGCACGGCCGGGCGGCGAACGTCACCGTCGTCGTGGCGGAACAGTTCGACAGCGCGGACGCGCTGAGCGACGCCGTACGACAGCACACACGCGCGCGTGTCGTCCTCGGCCCCGTGCCCTCCACCCAACTGGAAGCGGTCCTGGGCGCGCCCCCGCACACCACACCGGTCCCGGTCATGCCCCCGGGCCGCGGCTACGCCCGCCTGGGCACGGGCCCGGTCCACCGCCTCCAGGTCCCGGCCACCCCGGACCCCCACGACGACGCGACGAGCGACGTACAGCGCCAGGCGGTACTGGAGCTGCTGCCGCCGCGGTCGGCCCAGGTACTCGTGAAACAGGAACAGGAGCCGGTGTCCTAG
- a CDS encoding ankyrin repeat domain-containing protein: MSEAPDPEVVELATKIFDLARQGQTEALVAYVDAGVPADLTNDRGDSLVMLAAYHGHADAVRALLARGADGDRVNDRGQTPLAGAVFKGSQDVIQALLEGGANPSAGMPSALDTARMFGKTELLELFGAH, from the coding sequence ATGAGCGAAGCCCCCGACCCCGAGGTCGTGGAGCTGGCGACGAAGATCTTCGATCTGGCCCGGCAGGGGCAGACGGAGGCACTCGTGGCGTACGTCGACGCGGGCGTACCGGCAGACCTCACCAACGACCGCGGCGACTCCCTGGTGATGCTCGCCGCCTACCACGGCCATGCCGACGCGGTCCGGGCGCTCCTCGCTCGTGGTGCCGATGGGGACCGGGTGAACGACCGGGGCCAGACACCACTCGCCGGGGCCGTTTTCAAGGGTTCCCAGGACGTCATCCAGGCGCTCCTGGAGGGTGGCGCCAACCCGTCCGCGGGTATGCCCTCGGCCCTCGACACCGCACGGATGTTCGGCAAGACGGAACTGCTGGAGCTGTTCGGCGCACACTGA
- a CDS encoding HEAT repeat domain-containing protein, with protein MFDPVIAPSGTLLGLLQRGRGDGTLHALTAPRADALAALNHCVLHDPRHDWQVENRSLYYARLYVDLHGELDEIEAHLFDAEDVLDTDESRTGLALAVLGHLASYGRRDALEVLRRYAATGTSWAWALDELALRDDDAGLRALAAPVLARFGTDAEGEAELAAVVRDAFEPRPWRLWADDPRESISTRVRAAQETGCFDRWQRQMRPSGPRPGWSVQAVFEWAQQGIDRGAVLHVPAARCLTAVAGPEDRPQILEAARSGGDGARCTALRYLADSNDPDALDLVEGAVADGTTAVVEAAVDAFERMRSIAAVDRARGWVHRPDPLGAAAGRMLACLGGTRDSDLVLGALREAVRGEGPDAPTLWTLVDGAGRLGIVCAAPVLRHVYRETASSHLRGRAARALAATDPSFAAGFAVECLWDCEETTREVAARHAETGDARVVDQLRRLAADPAEEAEVQTAVRSRIGPDSTRRMNGG; from the coding sequence ATGTTCGATCCGGTCATAGCGCCCAGCGGAACGCTGCTCGGCCTGCTCCAGAGGGGCCGCGGCGACGGCACGCTGCACGCGCTCACCGCACCGCGGGCCGACGCGCTCGCGGCACTGAACCACTGCGTGCTCCACGACCCGCGCCACGACTGGCAGGTGGAGAACCGCTCCCTTTACTACGCCCGTCTCTATGTCGACCTCCACGGCGAGCTGGATGAGATCGAGGCCCACCTCTTCGACGCCGAGGACGTCCTCGACACCGACGAGTCACGCACCGGGCTCGCCCTCGCGGTCCTCGGGCATCTCGCCTCCTACGGCAGGCGGGACGCGCTGGAGGTGCTGCGCAGGTATGCCGCCACCGGCACCAGTTGGGCCTGGGCGCTGGACGAACTGGCGCTCAGGGACGACGACGCGGGGCTGCGCGCCCTCGCCGCCCCCGTGCTCGCGCGCTTCGGCACCGACGCGGAGGGCGAGGCGGAACTCGCCGCCGTCGTACGGGACGCCTTCGAGCCCCGGCCCTGGCGGCTGTGGGCCGACGATCCGCGCGAATCGATCTCCACGCGCGTGCGTGCCGCCCAGGAGACCGGCTGTTTCGACCGCTGGCAACGCCAGATGCGACCGTCCGGGCCCCGCCCGGGCTGGAGCGTGCAGGCCGTCTTCGAGTGGGCCCAGCAGGGCATCGACCGCGGTGCCGTGCTGCATGTGCCCGCCGCGCGCTGCCTGACCGCCGTGGCAGGCCCGGAGGACCGGCCCCAGATCCTGGAGGCGGCCCGCAGCGGTGGCGACGGCGCCCGCTGTACGGCCCTGCGCTACCTCGCGGACAGCAATGATCCCGATGCCCTCGACCTGGTCGAGGGCGCGGTCGCCGACGGCACGACGGCCGTTGTGGAGGCCGCCGTCGACGCATTCGAACGTATGCGCAGTATCGCCGCAGTCGACCGCGCGCGCGGGTGGGTCCACCGGCCCGACCCCCTGGGCGCCGCCGCCGGCCGGATGCTCGCCTGCCTGGGCGGCACCCGGGACAGCGACCTCGTCCTCGGCGCGCTGCGGGAGGCCGTACGGGGCGAAGGGCCCGACGCGCCGACCCTGTGGACCCTGGTGGACGGCGCGGGACGGCTCGGCATCGTCTGCGCGGCACCCGTCCTGCGCCACGTCTACCGCGAGACCGCCTCGTCCCATCTGCGCGGCCGGGCCGCCCGGGCCCTCGCCGCCACCGACCCCTCCTTCGCCGCAGGCTTCGCCGTCGAGTGCCTGTGGGACTGCGAGGAGACCACCCGCGAGGTCGCCGCCCGGCACGCCGAGACCGGTGACGCCAGGGTCGTCGACCAGCTGCGCAGGCTCGCCGCAGACCCGGCCGAGGAGGCCGAGGTCCAGACAGCCGTACGAAGCCGGATCGGGCCCGACAGCACCCGCCGTATGAACGGGGGATGA
- a CDS encoding glycosyltransferase family 4 protein — protein MRVVIVTESFPPDVNGVAHCALQTARHLVDRGHVPLVVAPATAAGNGPDASAPCPVVRVPSLPLPGYPQVRVALPSRRVAAAITEHRADIVHLASPFVLGVRGMAAAARLGIPAVAVYQTDLAGYARTYVHAGEAAAWRRIRSVHAAADLTLAPSSAALHDLESHGVPRVKLWRRGVDTARFRPELRDEAIRRELAPNGELIVGYVGRLAPEKQVELLAGVCALDGVRVVVVGDGPSEPGLREQLPGAVFLGRRTGDELARIFASLDVFAHTGPFETFCQTVQEAMASGVPVVAPAAGGPLDLVAHGRTGLLVPPRDAAAVRDAVWSLARDPGLRSAYGAAARATVEGRTWAAVGDQLVGHYADILTARTVVAA, from the coding sequence ATGCGTGTAGTCATCGTGACCGAATCCTTTCCCCCCGATGTGAACGGCGTGGCCCACTGCGCGCTCCAGACCGCCCGGCACCTCGTCGATCGCGGTCACGTTCCCCTCGTCGTCGCCCCGGCCACCGCCGCCGGGAACGGGCCCGACGCCTCGGCGCCGTGCCCCGTCGTCCGTGTCCCCTCCCTGCCGCTCCCCGGCTACCCCCAGGTCCGCGTCGCCCTCCCCAGCCGACGCGTCGCCGCCGCGATCACCGAGCACCGCGCGGACATCGTCCACCTGGCCAGCCCCTTCGTCCTCGGCGTCCGCGGCATGGCCGCCGCCGCCCGGCTCGGCATCCCCGCCGTGGCCGTCTACCAGACCGACCTGGCCGGATACGCCCGTACCTACGTCCACGCGGGCGAGGCCGCCGCCTGGCGGCGCATCCGCTCCGTCCACGCCGCCGCCGACCTCACCCTCGCGCCCTCCAGCGCGGCCCTGCACGACCTGGAGTCGCACGGGGTGCCCCGGGTGAAGCTGTGGCGGCGCGGCGTGGACACGGCGCGCTTCCGCCCCGAACTGCGGGACGAGGCCATCCGCCGCGAACTCGCCCCGAACGGCGAGCTGATCGTCGGCTACGTCGGCCGGCTCGCCCCCGAGAAGCAGGTCGAACTCCTTGCCGGGGTCTGTGCGCTGGACGGCGTGCGGGTCGTCGTCGTGGGCGACGGACCCAGCGAGCCCGGACTGCGCGAACAGTTGCCGGGAGCGGTCTTCCTGGGCCGCCGCACCGGCGACGAACTGGCCCGGATCTTCGCCTCGCTGGACGTCTTCGCGCACACCGGCCCGTTCGAGACCTTCTGCCAGACCGTGCAGGAGGCCATGGCGAGCGGTGTGCCCGTCGTCGCGCCCGCCGCCGGCGGACCGCTGGACCTGGTCGCCCACGGGCGCACCGGCCTGCTGGTCCCGCCGCGCGACGCCGCCGCCGTCCGGGACGCGGTGTGGTCCCTGGCCCGGGACCCGGGCCTGCGGTCCGCCTACGGCGCCGCCGCGCGGGCGACGGTCGAGGGCCGCACCTGGGCCGCTGTCGGCGACCAGCTCGTCGGGCACTACGCCGACATACTCACCGCGCGGACGGTGGTGGCCGCATGA